The nucleotide sequence TGATGAATCGGATAGGGAGAGGAATGAGAAATAGCTCAGGCCCCAAGTTAGAGCTATCAACCAGCTTGCCTCTTTTACTTTCTTGCCTCAGTGTGGGTCTCACTGTACTTCGGATTCCTGGGGCTGTGTTCTGTGGTAACCGGCGGCTGCATTCTCTTTCTGCACTGGAGGAAGAACTTGCGGCGGGAAGAGCGTGCCCAGGAGTGGGTGGAGGTGATGAGGGCCGCTACGTTCACCTACAGCCCGCTGTTGTACTGGATTAACAAGCGTCGGCATTATGGCATGAACACAGCCATCAACACGGGCCCTCCTCCTACTGTCACCAAGACCGAGACTGAGGTCCAGAATGCAGATCCTCTATGGGATTTGGACATCCCCACGGGCAGGAACTCTGCTTCCCAAGACAGCAGCCCCAAGGTGGAGGCCCCTGCCCCGCTACGACCTCCGCTGCAGCCCCTACCTTCGCCAATGCTGCGGTCCCACACCAGCTTCCCAGTCACGGTTCCCGTCTTCCAGGAGGTTCCCTTTGCCCTTTCCCTGTGCAACCTGCCCCCAGTGCTGAACCACTCAGTCTCCTACCCTTTGGACACTTGTCCTGAAAGTAATGTCCACTTCCATTCCCTCCCCGCTATGGCCCATGGAGACCACTGCTTCAGTGCCAAGCCTTTTGCTTCAGAATTATAGCCTCCTCTCATTGAGGGTGGGAGCGGGAGGTATCAGGGGCAGAGCAGGAAAATGGTGCTAACCCCAGGAAGGTGGTATTGACACAGAGGCCAGAGCCCATCTGAATGTCACATtatgaaagactgaaaaaaagcCCAAGGCTCCCTTGTGTCTCATTTGTCATTAGGAGGGCAATGTCTTTCCCCTGTTTGATGGGGGCACTTTGCAAAAAGAGCTTAAGGTCATAAATGGGAACCAGAGGGTTGGCTGTGGGGAGACACAGAGAATCAGTAAACATGAGCTCAACATCCCTCTATTCAGTATTTAAGACGAAAAACGCATGCCAGACCATGGGCCACGTACCCAGTGCTGTTTTGTGGGACATTTAGCACAGCTGCCCACAAGAGTGAGAGCTGCTGGGGGTGCGTGAGCCATGGCAATTCACAGCGGCCGTGTCACACGCAAAACAAGTCATTGTGATATCCGTGAGCCACACTGCATTTCTGGCTAAATTGCATTCTTCATTAATATTGATGATGCAGAGTTCTTTTATGGTCGTCTCTACATTATGTCTAATACAAGAAAACTGCCAAATGGACCTCACAATCCTCCAGTTACAAATGAAGAGACAGGTTCCAAGggcatattgttttttttaaagattttatttatttgagagagagagagagaatgatagaaaccacgagagggaagagggtcagagggagaagcagactccctgctgagcagggagcccgatgtgggactcgatcccgggactccaggatcatgacccgagccgaaggcagtcgcttaaccaactgagccacccaggcgccccgggcatattgtttttatattgCAGAGCTAGGTCTCAAATTTACATCTGCTTGGCATCAAAGTTCTTGGTCTTCTCAGCATACACCATGGTGTCCCTTCCCTAATGATAAGTCCTTAGAAAACACTTGGcaaatgtttgtgtgtgcacgtgcatgtctGCAGGGCGTAATTAACTTGGTCCATGAATTGGCTTAGGAGGAGGGCAGGTCATTGAACCCTCTAAAATTACAcagataattaatttttttaaatccttatcaAAGGGATCCATGGACCTTCCAAAAGTTAGTACCCATTATAGGgaatatttttgtgcattttgcaaacaatcctaaaaggagagagaatactGGCTTTTGGTCCCACTCTGAAGATAAGaaagcccaggggtgcctgggtggctcagtttgttaagcttgccttcagctcaggtcatgatcctggagtcctggtattgagcccagagtccctgctgatcagggaacctgcttctccatctgtctctgctgctcgccctgcttgtgctctctctcaaataaaatctttaaaaaaaagcctagTTCCACCCCAGGATATAAATTTTCCCCTTCACGTTGGGAATGAAGAAATCATCTGACCATATtgccggagtccagctccagcaggggaagggtccttgaaggaaaggacggcGTCAGCGAGtgaggagacacagacacagaatcAGGTGTAAGCTTCTCCCTCCAATAGCCTCGGAGCGACTTATTTATAGCTTACAATGTGTGCACCCTCTTATCAAAgtacttattccatttctatatgttttcatctcttgtccttgctccataGACACCACGGAGGATCACTCCTCTTaatcctttcccagaggctgtcagAAGTTGCCCACACCCTTTTTCCCTTAATCTTATACCATTTGTTCATGTCCTCATTATCAACTCCAGTATAAGGAATGGGAGGAATAGGGGTAAGGAAGTTAATCCTATTCCAGGGCTTGCCTCGAGGGGCATACCAGAGGTAGCCTATTTGTATGCAACATAGGGAGGTCCCTGTACCGTGGGAACGACAATGtgattttcctttcctagaatcctgatgtttcagaggtgcctgaggaatctcatcaattggaatttttactgggcctggatccaatagctcccttacagattggaggacattgggtatttttacttcttggcccatcgTCGGCCTTTTTGtaatcagtttcattatgattgcgtgcataggcataactaaatttataaataattttatcatgaaaccccagaaaaaaTCCCATAATTATAAAGTTTGCCGCAAATAAAATGagaggaagtagcaggagccagctgtggaatctcctgattttcaggattgtccctcatacttggactttgtcaaacagcatgagtagcttggctcgTGCCATCATATTTGTAAATGAGCTAAGCTTTATGTAGTCTTCCCTGAAGGAAAAGGCCACCCAGATCGTGTATGTTTGCTTACGTGTGTGTAATCCTAGAACCCTAGCAAACgtgtaatttttctcattttttttctgtgtgtgtaaaAGCCCCAGCCCCTATATGACCTTTCTCTTGGAATGGGTGTCACCACCCCGACCCCCTGTATAAAAAGGCAGTGGAACATTCCTTGTCAACATGCTCTTCcactgaatcttaaaaaaaaacctccaagaaccaaaaaaaaaaaaaaaaaaaaaccccaaccaaccaaccaaatcaaaaaaaccccaaaacgcAAAACACCAATGGAGACCCAAGTGGAGCTTGGCTGatacagagaagggaagggactcCCTCTCCCATTACCAACCCCGCCCAACCCTGCAGATGCCCAAGCAGCAGCCTTCACTTCTTCAGGCTAGATGCTGCAGTTCTTAAGGCAGATTCTTCACCATTTGTTAGTTCTTGCtttcaaaaggagaaaggagtCTATACAAATAGGGATCAAagcagatttttgttttcttagtaaCTGAAGGTATGGCGTGGGAGGGGGGAACCTTTAATCACAGACACtgtgggagaaaaaggaaatgttttatttagataaattaaaatagcTGTATTACTGATATGAAATAAGCAAAGCTCAAGTCATAGAGACCTTGAATTCACTCTCCAAACAGAACCAAAATTGCTCATACATTACGAAAATAGCTCCACTAAAGCAAAGTAGATTTACATTTCTTAATATGAGAAAACAACAAGGTAGGTTAGGTTCATATAACAAACAATACACACTCTATAAAGTCTCAGGAATACCCAAATGTGTTCCGGTTAGGATATGAAAGAAGGGACCACATCTAGCTGGTGTTGGTAAGTAAGCCAATGAGGTGTGTAGCAAACAAAAGCTGTCACTAAAAACAACTCAACAGCAGGCCATTATGAGTATGAGCCCATCACAGTCAAAGTCTTCAACTGTGACCACAAGACCagcagtgggaggtgggggcaaCGGAGTTACGTCCAGCAAAGAAACGTAAAGTGAGGAAACACCACTGGCAGGAAAAGTAGCGAGCAGCAGGTGAGGGGTGTACTGTCCTAAGTGCCAGGTCCCTCTCTGCCCTTAAGAGGACATTACCCTTATCCCTAAGCCAGGTTCTCTATTCCTTTGATTCTTCTCTTCCTAGAACATGTTTTTGGTCCTCTGATTTCTAGGGAGGCTCTTGAAGTAAACATTATCCCAGATAGTACAGGCAAAAGCAAAGAAGAACCGAGAAGCTGTGCTTTGGGTCACTTAAGAAAGCCTCAGTAGAAGCTGCCAGGGTGAAAAGGTGAAAGTATTTGAAATAAACACCAAAACCCAATCTTCCTCTCAGAGCTGAGATATGAGGCAAGGAGGCTTGAGTACAGCTCAAAAGTCACAGGTTGGGGAAGTTCAGACAACTTGCAAATAAAACTCCCAAATTAACACTGAAGAATAGGCTCATCAAACTCTTAAGCCAATGAATCTCAACCTGATGCCCTCGTTCTGCCTGGGAGCTAGGGCAGCAGCACAGCAAGGGTAGTCAGTCTGAGAGTGTGGCCAGAACACCTCTGCCTGATGTGACAGCAAGTGGTACGATCCAGCTAGCTCCAGGATGATGCGAGCCAGCTGAGCTTGAGGTGGGACAAACAGgtgagaaactgaaaaacaaaactgcctTCTCCAGGTGTAGCTATCTGATACAAAAGAAAAGTACAGACAACAAAGACTTAAGGGGTCCTCGGAGTATCTGCCCATGAATTAAGAATTTGAAACTAAAATGGACAAGCTACATTACCCTCaagtatatttcatataaatcagTTCTCAAAAAAAATACCTTCCAGGTACAGACATATTATTTATGgtacagtatatacaaatatagcAGTATAGGTCAATTTATTGCTAGAATTTTATTTGGTTGTTACAAAATCTATAAgggtata is from Zalophus californianus isolate mZalCal1 chromosome 4, mZalCal1.pri.v2, whole genome shotgun sequence and encodes:
- the TEX38 gene encoding testis-expressed protein 38 isoform X1, producing the protein MDSQQEDLSLPGVWVSLYFGFLGLCSVVTGGCILFLHWRKNLRREERAQEWVEVMRAATFTYSPLLYWINKRRHYGMNTAINTGPPPTVTKTETEVQNADPLWDLDIPTGRNSASQDSSPKVEAPAPLRPPLQPLPSPMLRSHTSFPVTVPVFQEVPFALSLCNLPPVLNHSVSYPLDTCPESNVHFHSLPAMAHGDHCFSAKPFASEL
- the TEX38 gene encoding testis-expressed protein 38 isoform X2; this encodes MVWVSLYFGFLGLCSVVTGGCILFLHWRKNLRREERAQEWVEVMRAATFTYSPLLYWINKRRHYGMNTAINTGPPPTVTKTETEVQNADPLWDLDIPTGRNSASQDSSPKVEAPAPLRPPLQPLPSPMLRSHTSFPVTVPVFQEVPFALSLCNLPPVLNHSVSYPLDTCPESNVHFHSLPAMAHGDHCFSAKPFASEL